A genomic stretch from Nitrospira defluvii includes:
- a CDS encoding putative signal transducing protein: MTPRQQPESAGTFVTLCESGDVGELALIRSLLDGNRIPYAVQHEHVGALYPGVALLGSRVMVDSRDRQRAEILLSRLALQVREATGEPG, encoded by the coding sequence GTGACGCCACGACAGCAACCTGAGAGTGCCGGCACCTTCGTTACGCTGTGTGAATCAGGTGATGTGGGTGAACTGGCGCTGATCAGAAGTCTGCTCGATGGAAATAGGATTCCCTACGCCGTCCAGCATGAGCACGTCGGCGCGTTGTACCCTGGCGTCGCTCTGTTAGGAAGTCGGGTGATGGTCGACTCACGGGACAGGCAGCGGGCCGAGATTCTGCTCAGTCGTTTGGCGCTTCAGGTGCGGGAGGCAACTGGCGAGCCTGGATGA